GCTTCTCGGATTTCGAATCCCCTCCCGCCCCGGCACAGCCGCCGAGGCGGACGTTGCGCGTGCGAACGGGGCCGACGGGAGCGACCGCAGCGAGGCCAGCGCCGCCGGAAGCGCTTGCAGGCACCAGACTTATGCCCTGCACACGTGACCCGAGGACGTCACCCCCGAGCCTTTGCTTTCTCTTAACCGATCGGGGCGCAACTGGCCATCGGTGGGCTCGTTATGACGCCCAAGTTCCCAAGGTGACCGACCAGTCACCTATTGACCAATCGTCCACTTGCAAGTCACCTCCCCCGACGACGCCCTCCTCAGCCGCCGCGACCGCGAGCGCCTCGCGCGTCGCCTCGCCATGCTCGACGCGGCGCTCGCCGTGTTTGGCGAGAAGGGGTTCGAGGGCGCCACGCTCGACGAGATCGCCGAGCGCGCCGAGTTCGGCAAGGGGACGCTCTACAACTACTTCCCCGGCGGAAAGGACGAGCTGTACCGGTCGCTCTTCGAGGAGCGCGTCGTCCGTGGCCTCTACGAGGTCGTCGAGCGGACGCTCCCTGAGGCCCGGTCGCTAGCGACGCGCGCCGAGGCCCGGGAGGCGTTCCGCGACTTCGTCGTCGGCCTCTTGGAGCACTTCGACGCGCACCGCTCGGCCCTCCGCCTGTTCATGGCCGAGGGCCCGCGGGCCTTCCACGACCCCGAGCGGATGCGGCACGTCATCGAGCTGTTCGCGGGGTTCACCGAGGCCGTGACGCGGGCCGTCGAGCGGGCCATCGAGGCGGGCGCGCTCCGTCCGCTCCCCGCCCTCCCCGTCGCGCACCTCCTCATCGGCAACGTCCGCGGCGTGCTCATGGCCCACGCGGCCACCGACTGCGCGCCCGACCACGTCTCCTCGCTCCCGGAGCTCGTCCCGGCCGAGACCGCCGACCTCATCACGACCGTCCTTTTCGACGGGCTCCTCGCGCCGGCGTCATCGGACGCGGGCGCCCCGTCCCCCGACGCATGACGACCCGCACCCTCGCCCTCTCCGCCCTCGCGCTCGGCGCGATCGGCACGGCGCCCCCCGCCGGCGCCCAGCCCGACACGGGCCGCGACTCGGCCGTCGTGATCGGCCTGTACGACCCGGCGACGGGCGGCCCGGCCCGGCCCGCCTCGGGCACGATCCGGCTGACCCTCGACGACGCGATCCAGATCGCGCTCGAGCGCGCCTACGCCGTCCGCCTCGCCCAGCTCGACGTCGAGAACTCGCAGTCGCAGGTCCGCGAGGCCTACGGCCAGCTCCTCCCGCGCGTCGACGCCTCGTCGAGCTACACGCGGAACGTGGTCCAGGCCAACCCCTTCGCCGGCTCGTCCGCCGGCAGCCTGTTCAGCGGGCTCGGCGCCATCGGCTGGCTCCAGTTCAACGAGCAGGCGCGGACCGACGACGACCCGACCACGCAGCCGATCTCGCTCGCCGAGTACCAGCGGCGCGTCGGCGAGGGCCAGGCGGCGGTCGGTTACAACCCGGCCGACTCGTCGAACCCGTTCGGGACGGACAACCAGTTCACAAATACCCTCTCGCTCAGCCAGCCGATCTACTCGGGCACGGCGTTCGCCGCCGTCAAGGGCGCGCGGGCGCTCGTCGAGATCAACGAGTCGGCCGTGGCGCAGCGGGAGGACGAGACGATCGACCAGACGCGGCAGGCGTTCTACGGCGCGCTCCTGGCGCAGGAGCAGGCGGCGGTCCAACGCGCGTCCCTCGACCGCTCGCGCGAGACGTTCGACGACGCTTCCCTCCTCGTGGCGCAGGGCGTCCGGCCCGTGCTCGAGCGGCTCAACGCCGAGGTCGACCTGGCCAACGCCGAGACCGGCGTGGTGACGGCCGAGGCCCAGGCCGAGTCGGCCCGCGACCAGCTGCTCCTCACGCTCGGGCTGCCGGTCGACGCGCCGGTCGAATTGGTGGGTGAGTTGGCGCCGCCGGAGGAGGCCCTGTTCCAGACGGTCGGCCTCGCGGCCGCCTCCGCGCGGGCCCTCGACCTCCGGCCGGACATCCAGCAGGCCGCGCTCGCCGTGCGTCTCAACGAGGTCCAGCGCGACATCACGAAGGCCGGCCTCTACCCCAGCCTCAGCGCGTTCGTCAACGCGAGCTACAGCGGCAACATTCCCGACGACCGGAGCTTCCTGACGAATCCGGACCCGTCGGACCCGTTCACGTTCGAGGCCGGCTCGACCGACTTTTTCTCGGAGGCCTACTGGCAGCCGGCGCTCTCGGTCGGCCTCCGGATGAACTGGCTCCTGTTCGACGGCTTCCAGACGCGGCGCCGCATCCAGCAAAACCAGATCGCGGTGGATCAGGCCGAGATCCAGCTCGAGCAGGCCCGGAACGCCGCGGCGCTCGAGGTGGCCCAGGCCGTCCGCCAGCTCCAGAGCGCGGAGCGCCGCCTCGGCACCCAGGCGCAGACGGTCGCGACGGCCGAGACGGCCTTCGCCTTCGCGAGCGCCCGCCTCCAGGAGGGCGTCGCCACGCAGCTCGACGTCCGCACGTCGAGCCAGAACCTCGACGTGGCGCGGCTCAACTACCTCCAGGCCGTCTACGACGCCCTCGTCGCGCGGAGCGCCTACGAGCGGGCCACGGGCACGATCGAGCCCGAGCCGCTCGACCTCGCGCCGCGCCCGGAGCCCTCGCCCCGGATTCCGGCCTCGCTCCAGACCGACGCCGTCCCCGAGGCGGCGCCCCTCACACCCACCGGCGGCACCGACTCGCCCCGATGACGACGCCCGACACGGCCCGCCTCGGCGGCGCCCCCGCCCGCTTCACCCCCCCGGACCGCCCGTCCCCCGCAGCCATGCGCCCCCTCCGTCGCTTCACCACCGCCCTGCTGGCGGCGCTCGCCCTCGCGGCGTGCCAGCCCGGCCCCGAGACCGCCGACGAGGTCGAGGCCCCGGCCGACCGGGCCGTCCCCGTCGAGGTCGTCGTCGCCGACCCCGGTTACTTCGAGGACACCATCGAGCTTACCGGCACCGTCGACGCCAACAACGACGCGTCGCTCTCGCCCGACGTGCCCGGCATGCTGACGTACGTGGCGCCCGTGGGCACGTTCGTGCGGGCCGGGCAGACGGTCGCGCAGGTCCGCGCGACCACGCAGCAGGCCGGCGTCGCGAGCGCCCGCGCGCAGGCCGCGCAGGGTCGGGCTGGCGTGAGCCAGGCGCAGGCCCAGGTGGCCGGCGCCGAGGCCGGCGTTCAGGCCGCCCGCGCCCAGCGCGAGGCCGCCCAGGCCCAGCTCGACCTCGCCCAGGACCAGTACCGCCGCCAGTACCCGCTCTACCGCGACTCGATCTTGAGCGCGCTCGAGTTCCGCAACGTCGAGAGCCAGCTCGCGCAGGCCCGCGCCCAGGTGGCCCAGGCCGACGCCGGGATCGCGCAGGCGCAGGGCCAGCTCCGCGCCGCCCGCGAGGGCGTCAACGCGGCCCGCGCGCAGTCCCAGGCCGGCGACGCTGGCGTCGCGAGCGCCCAGAGCCAGCTCGCCAGCACGCGCGTCGTCGCCCCGTTCTCGGGCGTCGTCGAGGCGCGGCTCCAGGAGGCCGGCGAGCTCGCGTCGCCCGGGCAGCCGGTCGTCCGACTGGTGGGCTCCGGCAGCGTGAAGGTCACGGCTGGCGTGCCGGAGCGGTACGCGGGTGAGATCGAGCAGGGCACGCAGGTCCAGGTCATGCCCAACGCCTACGAGGCCGAGGCGAGGGGCGGGCGCGTCTCGTTCGTCGGCCTCGCCATCGACGAGGCCTCGCGGACGTTCCCGATCGAGGTCGCCGTCGAGAACGCCGACCGGTCCCTCAAGCCGTCGATGGTCGTCCGGATGGACGTCACG
This sequence is a window from Rubrivirga marina. Protein-coding genes within it:
- a CDS encoding TetR/AcrR family transcriptional regulator; translation: MQVTSPDDALLSRRDRERLARRLAMLDAALAVFGEKGFEGATLDEIAERAEFGKGTLYNYFPGGKDELYRSLFEERVVRGLYEVVERTLPEARSLATRAEAREAFRDFVVGLLEHFDAHRSALRLFMAEGPRAFHDPERMRHVIELFAGFTEAVTRAVERAIEAGALRPLPALPVAHLLIGNVRGVLMAHAATDCAPDHVSSLPELVPAETADLITTVLFDGLLAPASSDAGAPSPDA
- a CDS encoding TolC family protein — encoded protein: MTTRTLALSALALGAIGTAPPAGAQPDTGRDSAVVIGLYDPATGGPARPASGTIRLTLDDAIQIALERAYAVRLAQLDVENSQSQVREAYGQLLPRVDASSSYTRNVVQANPFAGSSAGSLFSGLGAIGWLQFNEQARTDDDPTTQPISLAEYQRRVGEGQAAVGYNPADSSNPFGTDNQFTNTLSLSQPIYSGTAFAAVKGARALVEINESAVAQREDETIDQTRQAFYGALLAQEQAAVQRASLDRSRETFDDASLLVAQGVRPVLERLNAEVDLANAETGVVTAEAQAESARDQLLLTLGLPVDAPVELVGELAPPEEALFQTVGLAAASARALDLRPDIQQAALAVRLNEVQRDITKAGLYPSLSAFVNASYSGNIPDDRSFLTNPDPSDPFTFEAGSTDFFSEAYWQPALSVGLRMNWLLFDGFQTRRRIQQNQIAVDQAEIQLEQARNAAALEVAQAVRQLQSAERRLGTQAQTVATAETAFAFASARLQEGVATQLDVRTSSQNLDVARLNYLQAVYDALVARSAYERATGTIEPEPLDLAPRPEPSPRIPASLQTDAVPEAAPLTPTGGTDSPR
- a CDS encoding efflux RND transporter periplasmic adaptor subunit, whose translation is MRPLRRFTTALLAALALAACQPGPETADEVEAPADRAVPVEVVVADPGYFEDTIELTGTVDANNDASLSPDVPGMLTYVAPVGTFVRAGQTVAQVRATTQQAGVASARAQAAQGRAGVSQAQAQVAGAEAGVQAARAQREAAQAQLDLAQDQYRRQYPLYRDSILSALEFRNVESQLAQARAQVAQADAGIAQAQGQLRAAREGVNAARAQSQAGDAGVASAQSQLASTRVVAPFSGVVEARLQEAGELASPGQPVVRLVGSGSVKVTAGVPERYAGEIEQGTQVQVMPNAYEAEARGGRVSFVGLAIDEASRTFPIEVAVENADRSLKPSMVVRMDVTRQILENAIVVPTEAVVRDERGTSVFVVAQDTAGAVASRRVVELGPSAGDTVVLRSGVEAGDQVIVSGAGDLAEGDRVRVTETREVAVATRTPARAASRVRPTGDAVRED